The genomic interval GGCGAGCATCGCGACGATCGCCTCGGGCACCATCGGCATGTAGATCGCCACGCGATCCCCGGCGGTCAGGCCGAGTTCGGTGAGGTAGTTCGCCGCGCGCGACACCTCGGCGAGCAGATCGGCGTAGGTGATCGCCCGCGAATCGCCCGGCTCGCCTTCCCAATGAATCGCGACCTGCTCGCCGTGCCCGGCCAGCACGTGCCGGTCCACGCAGTTGTAGGCCACGTTCAGCGTGCCGCCGACGAACCAGCGCGCGAACGGCGCATCGTCCCAATCCAGCACCCGCGTCCACCGCTGGTGCCAAGACAACCGGTCGGCCTGCTCGGCCCAGAACCCCTCCCGATCGGCAGCAGCCCGGTCGTAGAGAGACGCGTCGGCATTGGCGGCGGCAGCGAACTCCGCGGTCGGCGGATACACGTCCCGGTGATCGGTGGTATCGGTCATCTCGTCTCTTCTCTCGCCTGCACCTACGGCCGGGGGTGACCGCGGCCACGATTCCGACCCTAGTGGACGGCGTGGCGGCCCGTGGTCGGGTGCCGGACGGCAGCGGAACCGAGTCGGGTGTGTTGCCGGATTGCCGACAAGGCGAACAATCCGGAGGGTAACCGCTGACAACCGCCGACCGGATGGCTACTGTCCGACTCACCCAGCCGTTCGTGGAATCGGGAGAATGCGTTGAGACTGAAGACGATCACCGCGCTGGCCGCGGTGGCACTGGTGGCCGCCGGCCTCGCACTGACCGGATGTTCCTCCGACAGCGGCACCGATCTCGTCACGGTCAACGCCGGCGAGCCGCAGAATCCGTTGGTGCCCACCAACACCAACGAGAACATGGGCGGCCGTGTGGTCGACCGGCTGTTCGCCGGGCTGAAGTACTACGACGCTGAAGGCAAGGCGCACAACGAGATGGCGCAGTCGATCGAGACCACCGATCGGCAGCACTACACGATCACCATCAAGCCGGACTGGAAGTTCACCGACGGCACCGTGGTCACCGCGAAGTCCTTCGTCGACGCCTGGAACTACGGCGCCCTCGGCACCAACGGCCAGCTGCAGAACTGGGCCTTCGCGGGCATCGCGGGCTACGACGACGTCTCGGCGAATCCGCCCAGGGCGCAGACGATGTCGGGCCTGAAGGTGGTCGACGACCGCACCTTCACCGTCGACCTGAAGCAACCCTCCATCGACTTCGAACTGGAGCTGGGGTTCGCCCCGTTCTATCCGCTGCCCGAGGCCGCGTACCGGGACATGAAGGCGTTCGGCGAGCAGCCGATCGGCAACGGCCCCTACAAGTTCGACACCTGGGAGCACAACGTCAAGATCGACGTCACGCCCAACCCGGACTATCCCGGCGGCCGACCGGCCAAGAACAAGGGCCTGCGCTTCGTGATGTACCAGTCCTTCGACACCGCCTACGCCGATCTCCAGGCCGGCAATCTCGACGCGCTGGACGTCATCCCGGATACCGCGCTGTCCACCTACCAGCAGGATCTCGGCGACCGCGCGATCAGCAAGCCGATCGCCTACAGCCAGCACATCGGCATCCAGTCCAACGTGCCGCACTTCGCCGGGCCGGAGGGCGTGCTGCGGCGCAAGGCGATCTCGATGGCGATCAATCGCCCGCAGATCGCCGAGAACATCTTCCACGGCACCCGCGTCCCGGCCCGCGACTTCACCGCCTTCACCCTCGACGGGTTCCGCGACAATCTGCCGGGTTCCGAAGTGCTGCAATACAATCCCGACGAGGCCAAGAAGGTGTGGGCGCAGGCCGACGCCATCTCGCCGTGGTCGGGCACCTACCGGATCGCCTACAACTCCGACGGCGGTCACCAGGCGTGGATCGAGGCCGTCGCCAACAGCGTCAAGAACGTTCTCGGCATCGACGCGGTCGGCGTGCCGTACCCGACGTTCAAGAACATCCGCGACGAGATCACCGCCAAGACCATCGGCAAGGCGTTCCGGTACGGCTGGCAGGGCGACTACCCGTCCATGTTCGAGTTCTTGACCGCGATGTACCTCAGCAGCTCGGCCACCAACGACATCGCCTACAACAGTCCCGAATTCGATCGGCTGCTGTTCGCCGCACAGGCCGCGCCCACCCCGGAGCAGGCCTACGACCTGGCCGCCCAGGCCCAGCAGGTGCTGTTCAAGGACATGGCCGACATTCCGGTCTTCGACTACAACGTGGCGGCCGGGCACTCGGACCGGGTGACGAACGCGCGGGTCGCGTGGAGCGGCCTGTTCGACTTCGAGAACATCGAGAAATAGCCCGCCCACGCCGTTCGATGGAGTGAAACAACATGGCTTGGTATGTCGTGCGGCGGCTGCTCCAGATGATTCCGGTCTTTCTCGGAGCGACGCTGCTCATCTACGCGATGGTCTTCCTGATCCCGGGCGACCCGGTCCGGGCGCTGGCGGGTGACCGGCCGATGACCCCGGCGGTCGAGGCCACGCTGCGGGCCCGGTACCACCTGGATCAGCCGTTCATCATCCAGTACCTGGAATACCTGAAAGGCATCGTCACCTTCGACTTCGGTACCTCGTTCTCCGGCCGTCCCGTGCGCGACGAACTCGCGCGGGCGTTCCCGGTCACGCTGCGTCTCGCGATCATGGCGGTGGTGATCGAGGCGGTGTTCGGCGTCGTGTTCGGCCTGGTCGCGGGGCTGCGCAAGGGCAAGCTGTTCGACTCCACGATGCTGGTGCTCAGCCTGGTCATCATCGCCGTGCCGATCTTCGTCATCGGCTTCCTCGCCCAGTTCCTGCTCGGCGTGCAGTGGGGGATCGCGCCGGTGACCGTCACCGGCAAGGCGAGTTTCACCGATCTGCTGGTCCCGGCGTTCGTGCTGGGCGCGCTGTCGTTCGCCTACGTGCTGCGGCTGACACGAAATTCGGTGGCGGAGAACATGTCCGCCGACTACGTGCGCACCGCCACCGCCAAGGGCCTGACCCGGCGACGGGTGATCGGGGTGCACATCCTGCGGAACTCGATGATTCCGGTGATCACCTTCCTCGGCGCCGACCTCGGCGCGCTGATGGGCGGTGCGGTCGTCACCGAGGGCATCTTCAACATCCCCGGCGTCGGCGGGACGCTGTACCAGGCCATCACCCGGGGTGAACCGCCGACGGTGGTCGCGTTCGTGACGGTGCTGATCGTGATCTTCCTGATCTCCAACCTGATCGTCGACCTGCTGTACGCCGCACTCGACCCGAGGATCCGCTATGCCTGACCAGCCGACCGACGCGCGGGAACCCCGGCCGGGGCAGGAACATTTCGTGGCCCCGCCCGACGAGGTGGAGGTGCTGGCCACCGACCGGCTCGACGAGACCACGGCCCCGACCAGCGTGTGGCGCGACGCCTGGAAGCAGTTGCGGCGCAACCCGATCTTCGTGATCGCCGCGGTGTTGATTCTCATCGTGCTGCTGGTGGTGGTGTGGCCGGGGTTGTTCACCGATCAGGATCCGCGGTACTGCAACGGGGATTTCAGCATGGACCCGCCCGGCGGCGGCCATCCGTTCGGCTTCGACAAGCAGGGCTGTGACATCTTCGCCCGCACCGTGTATGGGGCGCGTGCGTCGGTGGTCACCGGCCTCGGCGCGACGGTGCTGTTCGTGCTGATCGGCGGTGTATTGGGCGCGCTCGCAGGGTATTACGGCGGCCTGTTCGATTCGGTGGTGTCGCGGATCGCGGAGATCTTCTTCGCGCTGCCGCTGATGCTGGCCGCGATCGTGATCATGCAGCTGCTGGAGTCGCGCACGGTGTTCACGGTGATGCTGATCCTGGCCTCGTTCACCTGGCCGCAGGCCGCGCGGATCGCCCGCGGCGCGGTCATCCAGGCCAAGAACAGCGAATACGTCACGGCGGCAAAGGCGCTGGGGGTATCGCGGTTCCGGATCCTGCTGCGGCACGTGCTGCCCAACGCGGCCGGGCCGCTGATCGTGATCACCACCATCTGGCTCGGCGTGTTCATCGTGACCGAGGCGACGCTGTCGTATCTCGGCGTCGGACTGTCACGCACCATCGTGTCCTGGGGGTCGGATATCGCCGCCGGCCAGAAGGAGATCCGCACCTCGGCGATCCTGTTCTATCCCGCGACGGCGTTGGCGCTCACCGTGCTCAGCTTCATCATGCTGGGCGACGCGGTGCGCGACGCGCTGGATCCCAAGGCGCGCAAGAGGTGACGGCGATGGACCCACTGCTCGACGTACGCGATCTCAACGTCTCCTTCACCGCCGACGGTCGGCAGATTCCGGCGGTGCGCGGGGTGAACCTGTCGGTGTATCCCGGCCAGACGGTGGCCATCGTAGGCGAATCCGGTTCCGGCAAGTCGACCACGGCGCACGCCATCATCGACCTGCTGCCGGGCACCGGCAGGATCACCTCCGGGACGGTGCTTTTCGACGGCAAGGACCTGGCGGCGGCGACCGAACGCGACATCGTGGCGGTGCGGGGGCGCGGCATCGGCTTCGTGCCGCAGGACCCGATGTCGAATTTGAACCCGGTATGGAAGGTCGGCTTCCAGATCCGGGAAACCTTGGTGGCCAACGGGATAGCCAAAGGAAGGGCGGCTCGTGAACGGTCCGTCGAGTTGCTCGCCGAAGCGGGTATGTCCGATGCGCGGCGGCGGGTCAACCAGTATCCGCACGAGTTCTCCGGCGGGATGCGGCAGCGCGCGCTCATCGCGATCGGGCTGTCCTGCCGGCCCAAGCTGCTCATCGCCGACGAACCGACCTCGGCGCTGGACGTCACCGTGCAGCGGCAGATCCTCGACCACCTCGACGTGCTCACCAGCGAACTCGGCACCGCGGTGCTGCTGATCACCCACGATCTCGGCCTGGCCGCCGAGCGTGCCGAACACCTGGTGGTGATGTATCGCGGCCGGGTGGTGGAATCCGGTCCGGCGCAACGGATCCTGCGCGAACCGCAGCATCTCTACACCCGGAAGCTGGTGAACTCGGCGCCCTCGCTGGCCTCGCAACGGCTGTCGTCGGTGCGTCAGCGGGCCGAGGTGCGAAAGCAGGCGGTGCGGGCGGCCGGACAGCCGGCCGAGGGCGAGACGGCCGCGGTGCCGGACGACGTGGTGGTCGCCGAGCATCTCACCAAGGTGTTCAAGATCCGGGGGAGTGCGCCGTGGAAGTCGTCGAGCCTGACGGCGGTCGACGATGTGTCGTTCCGGCTGCGGCGCGGCACGACCACGGCGATCGTCGGCGAGTCCGGCTCGGGGAAATCCACTGTCGCGCAGATGGTTCTGGGTCTGCTCGAACCGACGTCGGGGGTGGTGCGGTTCGACGGCCGGGAGGTGGCGGCATTGGATCGGGCCGCCGCGCTGGGGTTTCGGCGGCGGGTGCAGCCGGTGTTCCAGGATCCCTACGGGTCGTTGGATCCCATGTACTCCATCTACCGCACCATCGAGGAGCCGTTGCGTACGCATCGCATCGGTAGCTCGAAGGAGCGCGAGGCCACGATCCGGGACCTGCTGGAGAAGGTGTCGCTGCCGGCCTCGGTCATGCGCCGCTACCCCAACGAGCTCTCCGGCGGCCAGCGTCAGCGCGTCGCCATCGCGCGGGCCCTGGCCCTGTCACCGGAAGTGGTGGTCTGCGACGAGGCCGTCTCCGCCCTCGACGTGCTGGTCCAGGCCCAGATCCTGGAACTGCTCAACGAACTGCAGGCCGAGCTGGGGCTGTCCTATCTGTTCATCACCCACGATCTGGCCGTGGTGCGTCAGATCGCCGATGAGGTGGTGGTGATGCAGGAGGGCAAGGTGGTGGAGGCCGCCGAGACCACCGCGGTCTTCGACAATCCCGCCTCGGACTACACGAGGCGGCTCCTGGATGCCATCCCGGGGCGTGACCTGCTGCGCAGCGTCTGAGGGCGCGGGGCGTGCCCGGCGCGGGAGTCGCGGGCTCGAGTAGCGTGTGGGGTCGTGACCGATGTACTTCAGCCGCTGGTGGATCTGCCCGGTGTGCGCGACGCGGCCGATCGGGCCCGTGCCGCGCTGGCCGAGGTGCACATGCACAAGGCGAATCGGCGCGGATGGCCGACCACCGCGGCCGAGGCGGCGGTGCGGGCGGCGCGGTCGTCGGCGGCGATCGACGGCGGGAGCACCGAACTGCCGGTCGACGGGCGGGCGGATCCGATTCTCGCGGGCGCGTTGCGCGTCGGGCAGGCCCTCGACGGCGACGCGCTGCGGAATCTGGTCGGGGTGTGGCAGCGGGCGCCGCTGCAGGCGCTGGCCAGGCTGCACCTGCTGGCGGCCGCCGACCTGGTCGAGGAGGAGCGGCTGGGGCGGCCCCGGGCCGACGCCGGTATCGCCGAGCGTCTCGATCTGCTGGCCCAGACCGTGCTGACGTCGAGCGCTCCGGCGCCGGTGGTGGCGGCCGTCGCGCACGGGGAGCTGCTGACACTGCGGCCGTTCGGCACCGCCGACGGCATCGTCGCGCGGGCGGCGTCCCGGCTGGTGTGTGTGTCCAGTGGGCTGGATCCGCACAACCTCGGCGTGCCGGAGGTTTTCCTGCTGCGGCGGCGGCAGGCATATCTGGACGCGGCGGCGGGATTCGGCGGCGGGACGGCCGACGGCGTCGGCGGCTGGGTGATCCTGTGTTGCGGCGCGCTGGAAGACGGTGCGCGCGAGGCCCGTTCGATCGCGGACGCGGCGAAGCAGTAGCCGCGAGGCCCTTTCCACATCAAAGCGGGCGGCGTTGTCGTCTCGCGACGACCTCACCGCCCGCTAGCACGGACCACCCGGTTACCATGCGTGCTTTTCGGGGTTGTGTTCTGCGGCCTCGGCGATTATCCGCACCTCGGCGGTTCATCCCCGCAACCTGTGCGAGGCCCTCGCCGCCCGAAGCCCGGAGTTCGCAAGCCCACAACGCTGTTGCCCTTGCGCGGCGTGCTCCGCGTGGGTGCCTGGCGTCCGTGCTGGGAAGGGTGGGATGGGAGATCGGACCTTCTCTTCCGCTCCGATCTTGGCCTTCCGTCCTTCCGTGCGTCCATTGTTACTCTGTGTGCCCGGTCACAGCAAGGGCTGGGCGGACATTCGTTTTTTCGGTGTGTCGCCCGGTGTTTCGTGTTGTTATTGATAGTTGGTGTCGATGATGGCCGGGGTGGGTGGCGATCCGGGGACCCGAGATCTCAGCGGCGTCGTCGCAGCAGCCGATAGCTGACCGCCCCCGCCAGCACCGCGCTCACACCCACCACCGCGGTCGCGGTGACGGTGGTCGAGGAGGGCGACGGCAGCCGGGCCCACAGCGATACCGGATTCGAGAAGGTGAGTACCGGCCAGCCGCGAGACAGGGCCTCCCGCCGCAGGTTTCGGTCCGGGTTGACCGCCGTCGGATGCCCGACCGCGCCGAGCATCGGCAGATCGGTGATCGAGTCCGAGTACGCATAACACCGCGACAGGTCGTAGCCCTCGGACTCGGCCAGCCGCTCGATCGCCGCCACCTTGCCCTCGCCGTAGCAGTAGAAGTCGACCGCGCCGGTGTAGTGGCCGTCCTCGACGACCATCCGGGTGGCGGCGGTGTGCGTCGCGCCGAGCGCGTCGGCGATCGGGCCGACGATCTCCTCGCCGGAGGCCGACACGATGACCACGTCGTGGCCGCGAATCTTGTGATCGGCGATCAGGTCGGCGGCCTCGGCGTAGATGAGCGGATCCACCAGCTCGTGCAGGGTCTCGGCGACGATCGACTTGACCTGGCCGACGTCCCAGCCGGCGCACATCTTGGTCAGATGCTCGCGCATGCGCTCCATCTGGTCGTGGTCGGCGCCGGAGAGCAGGAACAGGAAGTGCGCGTAGCTGCTCTCCAGTACGGTCCGCCGATTGAGCAGACCCTGGTCGAAGAACGGCTTGCTGAACACGAACGCGCTGGACTTGGCGATCACCGTCTTGTCCAGGTCGAAGAACGCCGCGACCCGGCCCGCACTCGTCAGTCTGCCCGCAGCTGGCAGGTCGCCCTCGGCCGTCACGCGGTCCAGGATAGGGAGATTTCCGGGGGATGCGGCGGTCGGGGCCTGCCGGTGCCCGCTCGCGACCGGTCGCGGCGGGGTTTGCCACGGTGACGCTGGGCGGCCCGGCGGAAAGTTCCTCGGCCGGTGGACTTGCGTTTCCGCCGGGGCCTGGGTGTAGTATTGCTGGCACCTGGACATGGTCCAGGCGCGTTCAGCCCGACCCCCCGGGGCTGAACCCCGACGGCCCCAGCCTCCTCCCCCCCCGGCTGGGGCCGTCCTCTATTTCCGGCACGGTCTATCCGGTACTCGGCGTGCACTGTTCGCTCACACCCCCGTAGTTATCCACATTCCGCGTTTCGGCACTGGTCGCCCCGCATCCCAGCGGCCACGCTGAGGCCATGAATTCCATTGCCGCGAGCGAGGTTTCCGACAGCGCGCCGCCCGGCCCGGTCCTGGTGCTGGTCGCCGACCGCCGACTGCGCGAGGAGGTGAGCCGCGTCGCGGCCGCCGCCGACCGCCGTGTCACCGTGGCCGAGCCGCCGATCGGCCGGCCCGCCTGGTCCGAGGCGGTCATGGTGATTCTCGATGCCGCGGCCGCCGGCGAGTGCGGCGCGGCCGCCTGGCCACGCCGCCCGGGCACGCTACTGGTGACCGAGGGCGAGCCCGGTTTGCTCGACTGGCAGACGGCCGCCGCCGTCGGCGCCGAACGAGTCGTCGCCCTGCCCGCCGCGGCCGACGAGTTGATCGAGGCGTTCGCCGACCACACCCACCGCGGCCCGGGCGACGGTCTGGTGGTCGCCGTGGTGGGCGCGGGCGGGGGAGCGGGCGCGTCCACGCTCGCCGCGGCCGTCGCGCTGACCGCCGCCGACAGATTTCTGCCGCACACCATCCTGGTCGACGGCGACCCCCTGGGCGGCGGCCTGGACCTGCTGCTCGGTATCGAGTCCACCCCGGGGTTGCGCTGGCCGGAGCTGGTGGTCGAGGAGGGGCGGGTGGCCGCCGGGGCACTGCACGACGCCCTCCCGTCGGCCGGTCCGGGGCTGGCGGTGCTCTCGTGCGGCCGGGCGGCCTCCGGCGCGGAGGCGGCCGAGATCGGGGCCGGTGCGGCCCGCGCCGTGGTCGAGGCCGGGCGTGCGGCGGGTGATCTCGTGGTCTGCGACGTGTCCGGTGCGCGCGGCCCGCATGCCGACCAACTTCTGGACGCCGCCGATCTCGTGGTGCTGGTCGTACCCGCCCGGCTGCGCGCGGTGGCCGCGGCCCGCGGCGTCGCCGCACACGTCGGCCGCCGAAACCCCAACCAGGGCTTGGTGGTTCGAGGCCCCGCGCCGGGCGGACTGCGCTCCGGCGAGGTCGCAGCGGCACTCGACCTCCCGCTCCTCGCCGGAGTCCGTGCCCAGCCGGGTCTGGCCACCCGCCTCGAACGAGGCGGGCTGGAAGTGCCCCGCGGCCCCCTGCGCACCGCCGCGAATGCCGTTCTGGACGTGCTGTCGGAGGCCGGACAATGAGAGCCCACGTCGAGGGCGCGCACCCGCTGGCTCCCCAATCTCGAAATACCGCCTGTCACAAGGAAATTCGTGTCATCGAACGTGCGGGCTGCCGCCCTGCGGCAGCCACGCAGGTTGGCCAGGTTGGCCAGGTTGGCCAGGTTGGCCAGGTTGGCCAGGTTGGCCAGGTTGGCCAGGTTGGCCAGGTTGGCCAGGTTGGCCAGGTTGGCCAGGTTGGCCAGGTTGGCCAGGTTGGCCAGGTTGGCCAGGTTGGCCAGGTTGGCCAGGTTGGCGCGGTCGGCCAGGTTGGCGCGGTCGGCGCGGTCCGCCCAGTTGGTTCGGTTGGCTTGGTTGGTCCTGTTGGTCCGGACGGGAGTCTGCGGTGAGTGCGCTGGTGACGGGTGAGCTGCTGGACCGGGTGCGGGAAAGGCTGGCCACGGAGTCCGCGGAACTCGACCCGGTGCGCATGGCAGCCGCGATCCGCGCCGAGGCCGGTGGGGTGCTCGGCGATACCGATCTCCTGCGGGTGCTGCGCCTGCTGCAGACCGAGATGACCGGCGCGGGTGTGCTCGAGCCACTTCTCCACGACCCGGATGTCTCCGACGTGCTCGTCACCGGCCCCGACGCGGTCTGGGTGGACCGCGGGCACGGTTTGCAGCGCACCGCGATCACCTTCCCCGACGAGGCCGCGGTGCGTCGGCTGGCACAGCGGCTGTCCCTGTCGGCCGGTCGCCGCCTCGACGACGCACAGCCCTGGGTGGACGGCCGACTGCCGGGAGTCGAAGGCGTGCTGGGAAATTCGTTCGGCGTGCGGCTGCACGCCGTGCTGGCGCCGATCGCGCACGGCGGCACCTGCCTGTCGCTGCGGGTGCTGCGCCCCGCCAGTCAGGGCCTGGACGCCCTGACGGCTTCCGGCTCCGTGCCGCAGGAAGCGAAGCACTTGCTGCAGCGCGTGATTCGCGCCCGCCTGGCCTTCCTCGTGGTCGGTGGCACCGGCGCGGGCAAGACCACGCTGCTGTCCGGTCTGCTGGCGAAAGTCGCCGCGGCCGAACGCATCGTCTGTGTCGAGGACGCGGCCGAACTGGCCCCGCCGCACCCACACGTGGTCCGTCTGGTCGCCCGCACCGCCAATGTGGAGGGAGCCGGGGCGATCACGGTGCGCGACCTGGTTCGCCAAGCACTACGCATGCGCCCCGACCGCATCGTCATCGGCGAGGTACGCGGCGCCGAGGTCGTCGACCTGCTCACCGCCCTCAACACCGGTCACGACGGCGGCGCCGGAACGGTACACGCGAATTCACCTCGAGAGGTCCCCGCCCGCCTGGAAGCCCTTGCGGCACTGGGCGGCATGGGCCGCGCCGCCCTGCACAGCCAGCTGGCCGCCGCCGTCCAGGTCATCCTGCACATGCACCGCCGCCCCGACGGCTCCCGCATCCTCCGCGAAATCGGCCTGGTAGCCCGAGACCCCACCGGCCAAGTCCACATAGACCCAGCCTGGCGCTCCGACAATTCCCCCGCCCCCGCCGCCGCAGCCCTCAACCACCTCCTCACCAACCGGCTCGCCCCATGAACCCGCCGATCGGACAAGTGCGCGAGCCGTCCACAGCGCAAGGGTCGGCACCCACCGTCTCGATCCCGCCATGGCCGTATCAGACCACCAACGTCCCGACACGGTGGTGGCGCGACGACGGACCATCGACGCCCGGCCCATCCGTCCGCAACGGTCCGACAGTCGTGTCGCCCTGGTGTGACGCAACGGTGGCGACCCGTCCGTCCGCGCTTACCGGTCTGAGGGCGGTGTGGTCCTGGTGCGGCGGAGTGGTGGAGGTCCCCTCGGCCGCGGTCATCGACCGGCGGGCCGTGCGGTCGTGGCCTGGTATGGGGGTGGGGGTGTGAGTGGGGTGGTCTGCTGTTTGGCGCTGGCGGTGCTGGTATTGCCGGTGCGGACCGGGCGGCGAAGGGCACGGCGGGTGCTGGGTGCATCCGGGCGAGTGCGAAAAGTGCCGCGTGCGTGGGTTTTTCGAGCGATTGCCGTGGTGGTTGTGGCTGTCACGGGTGTGCTGGGGATCGGTCCGCTACTCGCCGCGGTCATCGTGGCGGGCACGGTGGCGGTGCGGATGCGACAGAACCGGGAGGATCGACGGCGGGCGGCCGAGTGCTCGGCGCTGGCGGAAGCTCTGGATACGGTGGTCGGTGAGCTGCGGATCGGGGCACACCCCAGCGCGGCCGCCGCCACCGCGGCGAGCGAGATCGGCGATTCGGCGTCCGCATCGGATTGCCGCGCATCCGGTTCGGCGGCAACGGCCTTCGCCGTGTGCGCGGCCCGCGCCAGACTCGGCGGCGCGGCCGCCGACGGCCTGCGTGTCCCGGAGGCAGTGATCGCCGCCGAGCTGTCGCGAGTCGCCGACGCCTGGCAGGTCGCCGAACGTCACGGCCTCGCTTTGGCCGAACTACTCGCCACGATGCGCGCAGACCTGGTGAGCCGCATGGGCTTTCGCGACCGCACCGTCGCCGCCCTGGCAGGCGCCCGCGCCACCGCGCTCGTCCTCGCCGGTCTGCCCCTCCTCGGCATCGCCCTCGGCCAACTGATCGGCGCGTCACCACTACAGGTGTTGCTCAGCCCCGGCTCCGGTGCGTTCCTGCTCCCCCTCGGCACCGCCCTGATCTGCGCAGGTCTCCTGTGGACAGACGCCATCACCCGAAAGGTGCTCACATGACTCCGGCCCCGATCGAAGGCAGCAGCCCTCGACCACCGACCACTCTGCGCGGGCGCTTGCGTGCCCGTCACGGTGATCGGCCCGCGGTGTGCGGCCGCCCGCCGACCGATTCGTCCACATGGTGGCGGTTCGATACGGGTGAGCGGTCATGACCGCTGTGGCTGTTCCGTTGGCGCTCTTGGCTTCCGCGGTGCTGATCGTGCCGGGCCGGATGACCCCGGCGGCGCGTCTGCATGCCGTTCGGGTCCGCCCGCTCGTCGCGGGCGGCCCGCCGACGCCTGTCCCGCTGCGCTCCGACCCGCTCGCCACGGCCTCGGTGCTGGATCTTCTCGCCGCCTGCTTGCGGGCGGGACTGCCGGTGGGGACGGCTGCTCGGGCGGTGGCGCCGGGAGCGCCGGCACCGGTCGGTGTGGCGCTGCGCCGGGCCGCCGACCTGATGGCGCTCGGTGCGGACCCGCTCGCGGCCTGGGAATGTGCCGCCACCGAGTCCGAATCCGACGAGGTACGGGCGCTGGCCCGGCTCGTCCGTCGCTCGGCGCGTTCGGGCGCCGCCCTGGCAGGCGCGGTTTCCGAACTGGCGGAACAGTTTCGCGGCAGCGTCGAGGACGCGACAGCCGCCCGCGCCGAGCGGGCCGGTGTGCTGATCAGCGGCCCGCTCGGCCTGTGCTTCCTGCCCGCGTTCATCTGCCTGGGCATCGTGCCGGTCGTCATCGGCTTGGCCGGACGAGTACTGGAAGGCGGGCTGCTGTGAACACGCGAGGACTCCGGTGCGGACCGGCCGCACCGGCACAGGGGAAAGGGGACAACGGTGCGCTCGACAGTTCGAACGGCGGTACTGGAAGTGCGTTCGCGCCTGATACAGGCGGCGATGGCCGACGAAGGCATGAGCACGGCAGAGTACGCAATCGGCACGATCGCCGCGGCCGCCTTCGGTGCGGTGTTGTACACGGTCGTGACCGGCGACTCGATCGTGAACGCGCTCACCCGGATCATCGACCGCGCGTTGAACACGGAGGTGTGAGGAGGTCAGACGAGAACCGGCCTAGCGCAACGGCTTCCGAGCCTGACCCCGCCGACGGAGAAGCAGGCGCGGTAACGGTCGAGGCGGCGATCGCCCTCGCCGCCCTCGTGGTCGCCGTATCACTGTGCATAGGCGGCCTGCTGGCGGCGCCGACCCAGATCCGCTGTGTCGACGCCGCCCGCGAGGCGGCCCGCCTGTCCGCCCGCGGCGCCGAGTCCGAAGCCATACCCGCCGCCCGCCGCATCGCCCCGCCGCGCGCCGCCATCAACATCCGAACCGACGGCGACTACGTAATCGCCACCGTCACATCCGGCACACCCCTCCTCCCGCTCCACCTCCACGCCGAAGCAGTAGCAGTCCGCGAGCCAGGCGAGCCCCAATGACCCGACAGCCCAGCCCGACCGGAGTCACAGCCGCCCACCCACACCCATGCGATCGCACCACTCATCCC from Nocardia wallacei carries:
- a CDS encoding type II secretion system F family protein, whose translation is MAVTGVLGIGPLLAAVIVAGTVAVRMRQNREDRRRAAECSALAEALDTVVGELRIGAHPSAAAATAASEIGDSASASDCRASGSAATAFAVCAARARLGGAAADGLRVPEAVIAAELSRVADAWQVAERHGLALAELLATMRADLVSRMGFRDRTVAALAGARATALVLAGLPLLGIALGQLIGASPLQVLLSPGSGAFLLPLGTALICAGLLWTDAITRKVLT
- the ssd gene encoding septum site-determining protein Ssd, translating into MNSIAASEVSDSAPPGPVLVLVADRRLREEVSRVAAAADRRVTVAEPPIGRPAWSEAVMVILDAAAAGECGAAAWPRRPGTLLVTEGEPGLLDWQTAAAVGAERVVALPAAADELIEAFADHTHRGPGDGLVVAVVGAGGGAGASTLAAAVALTAADRFLPHTILVDGDPLGGGLDLLLGIESTPGLRWPELVVEEGRVAAGALHDALPSAGPGLAVLSCGRAASGAEAAEIGAGAARAVVEAGRAAGDLVVCDVSGARGPHADQLLDAADLVVLVVPARLRAVAAARGVAAHVGRRNPNQGLVVRGPAPGGLRSGEVAAALDLPLLAGVRAQPGLATRLERGGLEVPRGPLRTAANAVLDVLSEAGQ
- a CDS encoding DUF4244 domain-containing protein: MEVRSRLIQAAMADEGMSTAEYAIGTIAAAAFGAVLYTVVTGDSIVNALTRIIDRALNTEV
- a CDS encoding type II secretion system F family protein; this translates as MTAVAVPLALLASAVLIVPGRMTPAARLHAVRVRPLVAGGPPTPVPLRSDPLATASVLDLLAACLRAGLPVGTAARAVAPGAPAPVGVALRRAADLMALGADPLAAWECAATESESDEVRALARLVRRSARSGAALAGAVSELAEQFRGSVEDATAARAERAGVLISGPLGLCFLPAFICLGIVPVVIGLAGRVLEGGLL
- a CDS encoding TadA family conjugal transfer-associated ATPase; protein product: MSALVTGELLDRVRERLATESAELDPVRMAAAIRAEAGGVLGDTDLLRVLRLLQTEMTGAGVLEPLLHDPDVSDVLVTGPDAVWVDRGHGLQRTAITFPDEAAVRRLAQRLSLSAGRRLDDAQPWVDGRLPGVEGVLGNSFGVRLHAVLAPIAHGGTCLSLRVLRPASQGLDALTASGSVPQEAKHLLQRVIRARLAFLVVGGTGAGKTTLLSGLLAKVAAAERIVCVEDAAELAPPHPHVVRLVARTANVEGAGAITVRDLVRQALRMRPDRIVIGEVRGAEVVDLLTALNTGHDGGAGTVHANSPREVPARLEALAALGGMGRAALHSQLAAAVQVILHMHRRPDGSRILREIGLVARDPTGQVHIDPAWRSDNSPAPAAAALNHLLTNRLAP
- a CDS encoding TadE family type IV pilus minor pilin, translating into MALAALVVAVSLCIGGLLAAPTQIRCVDAAREAARLSARGAESEAIPAARRIAPPRAAINIRTDGDYVIATVTSGTPLLPLHLHAEAVAVREPGEPQ